The DNA segment GGCACGACGCATCCTATATGACAATGCTCCGGAGGAAGCGGAACGCCGGGGTGATGGTGGATCTTCCCAGCCGTCGTGGGCGCAGCCACGACGCTACCTTGCAGCCACGACGCTACGGGGCGCGGCCACGACGCTACCTTGCGGCCACGACGCCATCATTCGATGGCAACCGGCATACCCGTCCGGGCGGATTCGTCGGCGGCGAAGACGATGCGGTGGGTGTGGAGGGCGGTTTGGAAATCGGTGAGGGGCATGTGCTGGCCGCGGTCGAGGGCGTCGAAGAAGGCCTGGAACTGGCGCTGGAAGGGGTGGTCGTGGACGTCGCCGGAGCCGATCATGGTCATGGCGAGGTTGCTCCACCGGGACTTGTCGGTGTGGAGCTTCATGGAGTGGAACTGGTTGTCGAGCAGGCTGCCCTCGCTGCCGCAGAGGTGGGTGTGGAAGTAGTAGGGCTGGAGGCAATCGACGATGGCGGCGCATTTGGCGACACGGCCGTCGTGGAACTTCACGAGGGTGACGCTGCTGGTGTCATATTCGTAGGGGGCGAAGATGGGGCTGCGGGAGCGGGTGGACATGCTGGTGACGGAGGCGACGTCGCCGCCCATGCAGAGGAGCATGGCATCGACGGCATGGCAGCCGGCGGTGAGGAGGGCGCTGCCGCCGCCATCTGCCTTGGCATTCCACTCGAACTGGCCGTACCACGGGCCGATGCCGTGGTAGTAGTCCACCTCCGCGTAGTGGAGGTCGCCGAGCAGGCCCTGGTCGATGACGGCCTTGATGGTGGTGAACTGTCCGGAGAAGCGGCCGTTGAAGCAGACGCAGGCTTTGGTGCCGTTTTCCTCAAACGCGGCGGCGATGCGCAGGCAGTCGTCCCAAGTGAGGGCGATGGGTTTTTCAAGGATGACATGCTTTCCGGCATGGGCGGCGGCGATGGCCTGCTCCGCGTGGAGGCCGGCGAAGCTGCAGATGGAGATGACGTGGATGTCCGGATCCGCGAGCATGTCCGCGTAGGTGGCGTAGGTGCGGATGGGGTGGCCGTGGCGGGCTTCCAGTTCCTTTTCATCGTGCGGGCGCGATGAGAAGAGGCCGGTGACACGGGCCTGGGTGCTGGCGTTGATGGCGGGGATGTGGGCGGAGGCGACCCAGCCGTATCCGACGAGTCCGACGTTGTATTTGATCATGGATTGAGGAGGACGGTGCCGACGGGTCCGGCGGCGGGTGAATGGAGTCCGGCGATGCGGGAGCGGTAGGCCTTCGGCGTGCAGCCCTGGATGCGCTTGAACTGGCGCTGGAAGTTGGCGATGGAGTCGAAGCCGCAGTCCCAGGCGATCTCGCCGACGGGCTTGTCGGTCTCCGCAAGGAGGCGGCAGACGCGGGAGATGCGGATCTCGTTGAGGTAGGTGGGGAAGGTTTTTCCGGTGCGGGAGCGGAAGTAACGGCTGAAGGTGATCTCGCTCATGCGCAGGTGGCGGGCGATGTCCGAGAGGTAGATGGGGCTGCCGATGCGGTCCTGGATGAAGTTGCAGATGGTGGACATGGTCTCGCCGTCGGAGTGGACGACCTCCGGGGTGAAGCCGTAGGAGGAGATGGTTTCGAGATCGGGCGAGGTGGAGAGATCCTCCAGGATTTCGAGCAGGAGGATCATGCGGCGGAGGGAGGAGACGCCGACCATGCCGAGCATGGCTTTCTCGATGCGGTCGCGGGTGGGGCCGAGGATGCGGAAGCCGTCGGCGGCCTGGTGGAGGAGGCGCTGGAGGGGCGCGGTGTCTCCCTGGGAGGACCAGCGCTTGCCCATGAAGTCGGGGTGGAACTGGATGTTGAGGGCATCGACGGGGCGGAACTTTGTGCCGGGGATGCGGTCGTTGCGGTAGTCGTGCGGGAGGTTGGAGCCGAGGAAGGTGAGGTCGCCTTCGTGGAGGTTCTCGATCTTGTCACCGACGCGGCGGCAACTGCCGCCGGAGAGGACGAGGGTGATCTCCAGCTCCGGGTGGAAGTGCCAGATGCAGCCGAAGTCATCCCCGCGGATGCGCTTGCAGGAGACCCATTCGGTTCCGTCGGAGCATTCGAGCTGTTCGTGTACGGGTTTCGCGGTGCGTGGGATCATGGCGGTTAAGGGAAGAGTGAACGTCGAACATTGAACATCGAACGTCCAACATTGAAGGAGGAAGTGAAGAGGAGATGAACATTGAACATCGAACGTCCAACATTGAATGTTGAAGGGAAGATGGGTGGGTGGGATTGGTGATGGGATGGGTGGCGCGGGTGGTGGGCGTTTTTCAAGCGCAATGGAAGCGCAGCGGACATGGACGAACTGTTGGATCCAATGAATGATTCAAATTAAGAGGATCATTGAGGATGCCGCGGATTATGGGATGAGGTTTGGAACAGTGGCTGCGGCGTCCCGCCGCAGGCCGTGGCGATGGCGTCCCGCCGTCGCTTGGGGAGGGTGGGATGGAGCGCGGACTTCAGTCCGCATGGAGGTGGCTGGGGTTTTGGGTTCCGGGTGCTGTGGGGCGGACTGAAGTCCGCGCTCCGTGCGGGTGCTATGGAGAAGAGTCGCGGCGGGACGCCGCAACCACGGTTTGCAGGCGGAAATGGATGGTTGGCCCGCTATGTCGCTGCGCTCCATTGCGGCGGGACGCCGCAGCTACGGTCTGATGCACTGCGGCCCGGGAAGTCCGCGGCGATGAAGTAGGGGTTGGGGAGATGGTCCGCGCCGAGGGCTTCGGCGAGGGGATCGGTGTCGTGGCGGGAGAAGCCGTCGTGCTGGTGGCGCCACCAGCCCTCCGCGAACTGGAAGGTGCCGGAGAGGCGGCCCATGTGGCGGGCGTGGTGTTCCATGGACTGGAGGTAGTCGCCCATGCCCTGGGTGGCGTCCAGCCACTCGCGCTGGCTGCGGTGGCAGGCGAGCGCCTTCATGGACTGGCGGTGGACGCTGGTGGTGTCCACCCAGGCGCTGGGGATGACGGGACGGCGGATGGGATCGCACGCGCCATGGGGCATGCAATGGTAGACGGTGATGTCGTCCGGGTAGGATGGGCGTGGCGGGTCGGTAACGTAGTTGGTGATGGTGTGGGCGAAGGCGGCGGAGACGGCGAGGCGGGCGGTCTCCATGTGGTCCTCCATGTAGTCCTGCAACGGATGGGTGAGGACGATGGAGGGGCGCACCTCACGGATGACGGCGGCGACTTTCCGCAGCAAGGCGGCGCCGTAGATGATCTCCATGTCATCCGTGATGGGCGGGTGCCAGGTGGCGCCGATGAGGCGGGCGGCGTCCCTGGCCTCCTCCGCGCGGATCTCCGTGGTACGGGCGGAGTCGTGGAGGGTGCTGCCTCCATTTCCGGTGGCGAGGTTGAAGCAGTGGATGTCCCATCCGGCGCGGCGGAGCAGGAGGAGGGTGCCGCACATCTTGAACTCGATGTCGTCCGGATGGGCGGCGATGGCGATGGCTGTCTGACGGCTCATGGCGGTCTGGCTGGGTGAGGCGGGTGGAAAGGAAATCTCAGCGGGTGGAGAGGACGGCGGAGATGCGCTCGCGGAGGTTGAGGAGCTTCGCGGGGTCCGTGTCATAGGTGGTGACGCCGGTGACGAGGACTTCCTTCGCTTCCTTGAGCAGGGCCTCGGCCTTCGGGCCGCCGCGCTTTTCGAGGAGGGCGAGGTAGTCGTGGTCTTCCAGTCCGTCGCGGAGGGCTTCCATGCGCAGGCTGCTGAGCGGTGTGCCGTCCGGTCCGGGGTAGAGGAGGAGTCCGTCGCCGTGGTTTTTCACCAACTTCCAGGTGGTGCGGGTTCCGCCGGATTTCCACCAGTCCAGGTTCCCGGCGTTGGCGGGCCAGGTCTGGTAGAGGTCCCAGTATTCGAATCCCTTCGCACCTTCCCGGTAGCAGATCCACGGCAGGATGCGCGCGTCCACCAGTGGATACTCGACGAAGATGTTGGGCCGCTCGCTGGGCCAGACGCAGACGGAGAGGGTGATCTCATGGCCGGTCTTGAGCTGCTCCGGTCCGCCTGCCTGTTCATACTGGCCGTAGTAGAGGTCCCAGATGTCGGCGTGGCCGGAGAGGGCCTGGACGCCTTTGAACTCGTTGAGGCACTGCATGACGGGCATGTCGGGCAGGGTCTTCTTGGAGAGGTCGTACATCTCCTTGCAGACGTCCCACTCGCGGAGGCTTTCGTGGTCGGAGGCCTCGTCGAGGTTGTAGAAGACGGCGGAGCCGTAGATGCCCTTTTCCTTCAGGTGGCGGGCGTAGGCTTTGAGGAAGTCCTCCAGCTCGCGCTTGAAGGTGTCATCATACTCGCCGCCGCCGAACTTGCGGAAGCGCGGGACCGTCACGATGGGGAAGCGGGTGACGTAGGGCTTCATGATGTCGATCCAGCGGTCGAGCTTGGCGAAATCATAGCCGCCGCCGGACTTTTTCGGCACGCCGGGGGTCTTCCAGCCCCAGCCGTTGAGGAGTCCGCCGGGTGGCATGCGGAGCTTCGACGCCTCCAGCACCATGCGGTCGGCGATCTTTCCGCCGGGGTCCTGGCCGTAGAACTTGGTGACGTTCTCCTCCCCGCTGCCGAGGACGAGGGTGGTGAGGGTGCTTTTCACCGGCAGGGTGAACGGATGGACGCGCACCTTCATGGGCAGGGCGACTTTCTTCCCGCCGCCGGTGATGGTGAGGCCGCCGGAGTAGAGGCCGGGTGCGGTGGTGGCGTCCGTGGTGACGGTGACGAGCAGCGGCTGGACCTCCCCTGCCCTGACGTCGAACGCGCCGTTGGGCAGCAGCGGGTCCGGCCACCAGCCGAGCTTGGTGGACTGGTAGGGGCGCTTGCCCTCGGTGGTGTCCACAAACCCGACGAGGTCGATCTTCACCTTTGACGCGGGGATCTTCCCGGCGGAGGAAACGAGGTCGCCGTCGAGGGTGACGGACGCGCCTTTCAGTTCCGCGCCGGTGGGGATGACGGCGAGCTGCGCGCCCTCGCTCTCGTTGCGGGCGAGGGCGATGTTGAGGGACTTCGCGAAGCCGCCGTGGTAGTCCTCATCCAGGAAGACGTGGGCGAGGCCGGTGGTGATGCCGACGGCGAAGCCGCCGTCCGCGCCCTGGTGGCGGCCGATGATGTCGAAGGCCTTTCCCCTGACCTCCCGCACGGCGGCGAGGGTGGAGGCTCCGGCAGCCCCGGTGACGAGCTGGTCGATGGCGGCCTTCACCCCGCCGTCGGTGCCGTAGGCGTCCCCCCAGGCGCGGATCTCCTGCAGCTCCCGCTGGGCGCGCTTCCCATCATCCGGCGTGACGATGGTGGCGCTGACCTCATCCAGGTAGAAGTCGCCGGTGCCGAAGTGGTAGAACCAGAGGCCGATCTTCGGCTCCTCCTGGCCGTTGGCACCCTTTGGCACGGTGACGCGGGTTTCGTACTGCTGCCAGTCGGTGGAGGAGCCGATGTTGATCTTGTGCCAGCCGTTGTTGTTGGGCTCGCCCTCGAGGTTGGCGAAGATGCCGCCTTTGAGGTTGTCGGTCTTCGCCCAGAAGCGGATGCGGAGGACCTCGCCGGCCTTTGCGGGGAAGCCTCCGTTGTAGCAGAGGTGGGCGCGGCCGGTCTTTGTGCCGGAGATTTTCGCGGCCTTGCCGGTCTTTCCTTCAGCGAGGGTGAAGGTGTATTCGCCACCCTGGCTGGCGCGTCCGGCCCAGCCGGAGAAGGGGACCTCATCCCCCTGCCCCGCTTCGTCGAAGGTGCCGTTGGTGAGCTTTTCGGGGCCGCTGATCTCCTCCAGCGCGTGGACGTGGTGGGGCCATGCGACGGTGAGCAGCAGGGCGGGCAGGACTTTCTTCGGAATCATGAACTCTGGCGGTATTGGATGTTGGTTTTCTGGAAAATGGAATCAGGCGTTGCGGCGGCGGCGGATGAGGCACACGGCGGCGAGGAGTGAGGCGGAGGCAGCCATGGAGGATGGCTCCGGCACGGTGACGAGGCTGACCTCGAAGTCCTGGATGCGGACGGCGTTGCTGCTGCCGATGGACTCGAAGTAGAAGCCGACCTCGGTGACGCCGGGGATGACGCCGCCGGAGGCGATGGAGGCGGGGGTGCCGTCACCGTTGACGTTGATGTCATTGGCGGGGTTGTAGGCGAAGAAGCTGAGGGCCGGGAGGTTGGCGGTGGTCTGGTCCCCGCTGGCGGTGTAGATGCGGGAGGAGATGTAATATTGTCCGCCGGAGCGCAGGACGAGGCGCCCGCTGTCCGCGGCCTGGTTGGCGTAGGTGGTGATGTTGAGGCGGACGGACGAGGTAGCGTCAAAGCCGACCTCGCCGGTGTTCATGCCGTTGAGGAAGTCCTGCTGCTTCCAGAGGAGGAGGAAGCCGGTGTTGTTGGGCGGGTCCGGGGTGAAGGCGTCGGAGCCTTTCAGCTCGATGCGGTCGAGGCCGCCGTTGTTCACGACCATGCCGAAGGTGGTACTGGTTCCCTGGTAGATGCCGCCGATGAAGGAGCGGGCGTCACCGTAGAAGACGGAGCTGGTGCCGGAGTAGTTGGTGGAGGGACTGAGCTGGCCCGGCTCCCCGCCGGTGAAGCCGTTCGGCTCGAAGGCATTCCCGGTGCCGTAGTCACCGCCCCAGTTGACGGCGAGGGTGGCGGCTCCGGCGTGCGCCGCCATGAGGATGGAGCAGGAAAGGAGGAGCCGGAGGAAAGCGTGGGATTTCATGGGTGGATGGAGGGATTCAGGATGCAGGTTTCAGGATGCGGGCGGATTTTTGGGCGTGGTTCTCCCGTGTGTCCGCATGGTGGTTCATGCGGACCTGGAGATTTCCCCCTCCGTGGAGAGGGGCGTGGCATCATCCGGGACGGTCCTGGGTTCAGGCGCGCCTGCGGCGGAGCAGCGGCAGGAGGAGCGCGCCGGACAGCAGGGCGGCGGATGGCTCCGGCACCTGCTGGACGATCTGGATGGAGTTCATGAAGCCGCGGAACTGGCTGTCCGCGTCCGTGCCCTGGGTGGCGATGTTGAGAGCCTGGCCGGCGGCGAGGGTGATGGTGTGTTTCGAGTAGTTCACGCCCTCGATCCAGGCGGCGGTGGAAGTCGCGGCGGTGTAGTTGATGCTGATGGGCGTGAGGCCGGAGAAGTCGAAGTTCTCCCCGGCGACACCGGCGCCGACGTAGGAGTTGGCGATCGTGCTGCCGGTGTTGGTGTTCCGTCCGACGACGAAAATTTCATAGATCCCGGCGGCGAGGCCGGTGATCTGGATGCCGAGGCTCTGGTTGGCCACACCGAAGATGCCGTCCCGGCCGACGGAGGTGGCGGCGTAGATGCCACCACCTGATGGCCACAGGGTGCCCAGTGCGCTGGATGAGTTGGGCGCGGTTGCGTAGTTGACGACGGTGGGCGTGCCGGAGCCGGGGGCGACGCCGAGGTTGACGGAGACTCCGGTGGCGGTGCCTCCGCCGGACCAGGTGAGGGAGCTGACGTCCGCCTTCTCGATCTTGTTCCATGAGCCGTCGGTGAATCCGCCGCCAGCCACGGTGTGGTAGGGGCTGTTGGTGAGGTCCGCCCCGGCCGCGGTGGTCGGCCCGAAGTCGAGCATGAGGATGGATCCGCTGGCGG comes from the Luteolibacter sp. SL250 genome and includes:
- a CDS encoding PIG-L family deacetylase; its protein translation is MSRQTAIAIAAHPDDIEFKMCGTLLLLRRAGWDIHCFNLATGNGGSTLHDSARTTEIRAEEARDAARLIGATWHPPITDDMEIIYGAALLRKVAAVIREVRPSIVLTHPLQDYMEDHMETARLAVSAAFAHTITNYVTDPPRPSYPDDITVYHCMPHGACDPIRRPVIPSAWVDTTSVHRQSMKALACHRSQREWLDATQGMGDYLQSMEHHARHMGRLSGTFQFAEGWWRHQHDGFSRHDTDPLAEALGADHLPNPYFIAADFPGRSASDRSCGVPPQWSAAT
- a CDS encoding AraC family transcriptional regulator; translated protein: MIPRTAKPVHEQLECSDGTEWVSCKRIRGDDFGCIWHFHPELEITLVLSGGSCRRVGDKIENLHEGDLTFLGSNLPHDYRNDRIPGTKFRPVDALNIQFHPDFMGKRWSSQGDTAPLQRLLHQAADGFRILGPTRDRIEKAMLGMVGVSSLRRMILLLEILEDLSTSPDLETISSYGFTPEVVHSDGETMSTICNFIQDRIGSPIYLSDIARHLRMSEITFSRYFRSRTGKTFPTYLNEIRISRVCRLLAETDKPVGEIAWDCGFDSIANFQRQFKRIQGCTPKAYRSRIAGLHSPAAGPVGTVLLNP
- a CDS encoding Gfo/Idh/MocA family oxidoreductase encodes the protein MIKYNVGLVGYGWVASAHIPAINASTQARVTGLFSSRPHDEKELEARHGHPIRTYATYADMLADPDIHVISICSFAGLHAEQAIAAAHAGKHVILEKPIALTWDDCLRIAAAFEENGTKACVCFNGRFSGQFTTIKAVIDQGLLGDLHYAEVDYYHGIGPWYGQFEWNAKADGGGSALLTAGCHAVDAMLLCMGGDVASVTSMSTRSRSPIFAPYEYDTSSVTLVKFHDGRVAKCAAIVDCLQPYYFHTHLCGSEGSLLDNQFHSMKLHTDKSRWSNLAMTMIGSGDVHDHPFQRQFQAFFDALDRGQHMPLTDFQTALHTHRIVFAADESARTGMPVAIE
- a CDS encoding glycoside hydrolase domain-containing protein translates to MIPKKVLPALLLTVAWPHHVHALEEISGPEKLTNGTFDEAGQGDEVPFSGWAGRASQGGEYTFTLAEGKTGKAAKISGTKTGRAHLCYNGGFPAKAGEVLRIRFWAKTDNLKGGIFANLEGEPNNNGWHKINIGSSTDWQQYETRVTVPKGANGQEEPKIGLWFYHFGTGDFYLDEVSATIVTPDDGKRAQRELQEIRAWGDAYGTDGGVKAAIDQLVTGAAGASTLAAVREVRGKAFDIIGRHQGADGGFAVGITTGLAHVFLDEDYHGGFAKSLNIALARNESEGAQLAVIPTGAELKGASVTLDGDLVSSAGKIPASKVKIDLVGFVDTTEGKRPYQSTKLGWWPDPLLPNGAFDVRAGEVQPLLVTVTTDATTAPGLYSGGLTITGGGKKVALPMKVRVHPFTLPVKSTLTTLVLGSGEENVTKFYGQDPGGKIADRMVLEASKLRMPPGGLLNGWGWKTPGVPKKSGGGYDFAKLDRWIDIMKPYVTRFPIVTVPRFRKFGGGEYDDTFKRELEDFLKAYARHLKEKGIYGSAVFYNLDEASDHESLREWDVCKEMYDLSKKTLPDMPVMQCLNEFKGVQALSGHADIWDLYYGQYEQAGGPEQLKTGHEITLSVCVWPSERPNIFVEYPLVDARILPWICYREGAKGFEYWDLYQTWPANAGNLDWWKSGGTRTTWKLVKNHGDGLLLYPGPDGTPLSSLRMEALRDGLEDHDYLALLEKRGGPKAEALLKEAKEVLVTGVTTYDTDPAKLLNLRERISAVLSTR
- a CDS encoding PEP-CTERM sorting domain-containing protein (PEP-CTERM proteins occur, often in large numbers, in the proteomes of bacteria that also encode an exosortase, a predicted intramembrane cysteine proteinase. The presence of a PEP-CTERM domain at a protein's C-terminus predicts cleavage within the sorting domain, followed by covalent anchoring to some some component of the (usually Gram-negative) cell surface. Many PEP-CTERM proteins exhibit an unusual sequence composition that includes large numbers of potential glycosylation sites. Expression of one such protein has been shown restore the ability of a bacterium to form floc, a type of biofilm.); the encoded protein is MKSHAFLRLLLSCSILMAAHAGAATLAVNWGGDYGTGNAFEPNGFTGGEPGQLSPSTNYSGTSSVFYGDARSFIGGIYQGTSTTFGMVVNNGGLDRIELKGSDAFTPDPPNNTGFLLLWKQQDFLNGMNTGEVGFDATSSVRLNITTYANQAADSGRLVLRSGGQYYISSRIYTASGDQTTANLPALSFFAYNPANDINVNGDGTPASIASGGVIPGVTEVGFYFESIGSSNAVRIQDFEVSLVTVPEPSSMAASASLLAAVCLIRRRRNA